One genomic segment of Acinetobacter oleivorans DR1 includes these proteins:
- a CDS encoding urease accessory protein UreD: MNQVQTFSKNSLAPFWYARLELGFCFENSRTIMSHRKHHGPVRVQKMLWPERTGVCHAIIVHPPAGIAGGDHLTFEIETKDQAHAVVTTPGAGKWYKTNGKQAFQHIQLHVKDQSILEWVPQETMLFDGALAHSETHIHLDNAASFIGWDMLVLGRQARAELFIQGSYHNQFKLWREHKLLVADTLYFEGEDRWLSSCLGMNNQAVMGSFWAAAPEKYRSASYLEQQLELIRELMMRMQAPVTLTLLDDVVSARFLGNDVRHCHDAFAAIRARLRHYWFDLDEEFPRIWKT; the protein is encoded by the coding sequence ATGAATCAGGTACAAACGTTTTCAAAAAACTCTTTAGCACCATTTTGGTATGCGCGATTAGAGCTCGGATTTTGTTTTGAAAATTCACGCACCATAATGAGTCACAGAAAGCACCATGGCCCTGTTAGGGTGCAAAAAATGCTCTGGCCTGAAAGAACGGGTGTATGTCATGCCATTATTGTTCATCCTCCAGCAGGAATTGCAGGAGGAGATCATCTGACGTTTGAAATTGAAACCAAAGATCAAGCTCATGCGGTAGTAACTACTCCGGGCGCAGGGAAATGGTACAAAACCAATGGTAAGCAAGCTTTTCAACATATTCAATTGCATGTGAAAGATCAGTCCATTTTAGAGTGGGTTCCACAAGAAACGATGCTGTTTGATGGAGCTTTAGCACATTCAGAAACTCATATTCACCTTGATAATGCTGCGAGTTTTATTGGCTGGGATATGTTAGTGCTTGGGCGACAGGCACGTGCGGAGCTCTTTATTCAAGGTAGTTATCACAACCAGTTTAAATTGTGGCGAGAACATAAGTTATTGGTTGCAGATACATTGTATTTTGAAGGAGAAGATCGTTGGCTGAGTTCATGTTTGGGTATGAATAATCAAGCCGTAATGGGAAGCTTTTGGGCAGCCGCTCCCGAAAAGTATCGCTCAGCTTCTTATTTAGAACAGCAGTTAGAACTCATTCGAGAATTGATGATGCGTATGCAAGCACCTGTCACATTAACATTATTGGATGATGTAGTTTCGGCTCGTTTTCTGGGAAATGATGTCCGACATTGTCATGATGCTTTTGCGGCTATACGAGCAAGATTAAGACATTATTGGTTTGATTTAGATGAAGAATTTCCAAGAATTTGGAAAACTTAA